The Patescibacteria group bacterium genomic sequence CTTGGCCCGAGTTACTACACGGACGAATACAGTGAAGGCATGATCAAGCGCTTCGAGATCAATGGTTGCAAAGCCGTGTTCGTTCATGCTCCGTTCCTGACGGATTCCTATCCTGACTCTGGTTGTCCCTGCGAGGATGGGTTGTGTAGCATTTGCCGCGGGACGTTGATGTCCTACGGCAAACCGTGTCGGTGTACGGAAGATGATCAAAATCAGGCCGGAAAATGCTACAGCTGCCACGGGACCCTCAAATATACGCGGGAGGTTAAAGAGCGGAAGGATTGGGGCAAGGTGCTTTCCTATCTCAAAGGATGATCTCACACGAGGAGGAGACTGGTTCTCAGTCTCCTCCCCTCAAATCAGCGCCTCAAGCAATCCCGCTTGAGCCCTGACAGAGGAAATTCCCGTATACCCGGACATTTCTATTTCCTGTTTACATTCATGACACATTGCTTGTGCTCAAGAGACGCTTTAGATAATCTATGCGTAATTGACATAATCCCTTTATGAATCGCCATGGCATTCAGGCAATCGGGGTCGCGGCATGTCTCCTGCTTACCGGCGCGGGCTGTACGAGCTATTTCACCACCGCCCCCGCACGACAAGTGAGCGATCAGGGTCCGATTAAGATCGGTTTCATCGGTCCGTTGACCGGCGACGTGGCTTCCATCGGCGTCATCGCCCAGGCGGGGGCGCAGGTCGCCCAGGACGAGATCAATGCCGCTGGTGGCATCAATGGGCGTCAGGTGCAGGTGATTTTTGAAGACGGCAAATGCAATGCCGCCGCGGCGACGGATGCGGCGAACAAGCTCATCAACGTGGATCGTGTGGCGGCGATCAGCGGCGGGCTGTGCTCGACGGAAACGTCGGCGTTCGGTCCGGCGGCCATGCAGAACAAGATGCCGGTGATTTCGTATTGTTCTTCCGCTCCGACCCTGACCGGGCTCGGCAAATATTTTTTCCGCACCTATCCGTCCGACGCGTTCCAAGGGACATTCGCGGCCGAATACGCCTACAACACCCTGCGCGCGCGAAAGGTTTCGATCCTGTATCATGTGTCTGACATCGGGAATGGCCTTAAGGACAGGTTCACGGCCCGATTCCAGGAACTCGGTGGCCAGATCGCGGGCGTCGAAGGTTCCGCCCAGGACAACAAGGACTACCGCACGCAGCTCGCCAAGGTGAAGGCCTCCAATCCGGACCTGGTGTACGCGCCGATGTACCCGGACGGCGGGACGGCGATGGTGAAGCAGTATGCGGAACTCGGATTGAAGGCGAAGATCCTCGCCATTGACGCCTGGGCCGACCCGAAGCTCCAGCAGGCGGTAAGCGGGAAGGCGGACATCCAGTACGTCGAGGTCGTCATGCCCACGTCTGAGGAATTCAATGCCAAAATCCTTGAGAAGACGAAAGGGACTGACGTCACCGTCTGCGGTTCACAATCCTATGACACCATGAAGATCCTCGCCCAGGTGATCGGGCAGGTCGGGACGGACCCGGACAAGATGGCGGATGCCCTGCACAAGGTGGATTACCAGGGTGCCTCCGGCCACGTCAGTTTCGACCAGAACGGGGATCTCACCACCGCCCAATATCTCATCAAGGAAATCGTTGGCGGCAAGGGAGTGCCTGTCGAATAAGGATCGACTTCGACGGCAGAGAGCACGGGACATCCCGTGCTCTCTGCCTGTCCGCGCCTATGGAAGCGGCCGCACAGGTCATCATAAACGGGATCATCGCCGCCGGCATGTATGCGATCATGGCCATGGCGTTTCATCTGGTGTACGGCGTTGGCCGATATTTCCATCTGGCCTTGGGCGCCTTTGCCTTGGTCGGCGGCTATGCCATGTTGTGGTGTTTGCGCGCATCCTGGCCGATCTGGATCGCCATGATCGTGAGCATTCTTGTCGCAGGGATGGTCGGATGGGCCTGTGACAGGTCCGTCTTTCGCCCATTACGAGCTCGTCGAGCATCGCCGCTCGTATCGATAGTGGCTTCCCTGGGGCTTCTCATATTTCTCCAGGCGATTCTGGCGCTTTCTTTCAGCGTGGAGTTCCGATCCTACCCCGTGACATTGTTTGAAGGGTCTCTTGAGATGGGCGGCGGCGTTATCACCTGGACGCAGCTTACGATCGTCGTGTCTGCCGTCGCCTGTTTCGCGGCCCTGCGCTTGTTTCTCACGAGGACGAAATACGGATGCGCGGTCAGGGCCGTGAGCGACGACGTCGAAGTTGCAACCATGATCGGGATCGACGTGGAGCGCGTGATGGGACTTGTCGCTTTTTTGGCCGCATGCCTTTCCGGGCTTGCCGGAATCCTGACCGGCTTTGATCTCGGCCTTCAGCCTACCATGGGCCTGGCCCTGATCCTCAAGGGAGCCGTTGCCGGCGTCATCGGAGGCCTCGGGACGTTGAACGGCGCCCTGCTCGGGGCCGCGTTCCTGGGC encodes the following:
- a CDS encoding branched-chain amino acid ABC transporter permease, with protein sequence MEAAAQVIINGIIAAGMYAIMAMAFHLVYGVGRYFHLALGAFALVGGYAMLWCLRASWPIWIAMIVSILVAGMVGWACDRSVFRPLRARRASPLVSIVASLGLLIFLQAILALSFSVEFRSYPVTLFEGSLEMGGGVITWTQLTIVVSAVACFAALRLFLTRTKYGCAVRAVSDDVEVATMIGIDVERVMGLVAFLAACLSGLAGILTGFDLGLQPTMGLALILKGAVAGVIGGLGTLNGALLGAAFLGVLENVGIWFIASQWKDTITYGALIVFLVARPRGILSKR